The genomic region TGGACGCCGACAAGGGTTTCAACTTTTCGGTGGGCGACGACGCCTTCGTGTGCCAGAAGAAGAACCACTTCCAGGTGACGGTGTACATCGGCATGCTGGGCGAGCCCAAGTATGTCAAGACGCCCGAAGGCCTCAAGCCCCTTGACTGCTTCTACCTGAAGCTGCATGGAGTGAAGGCAGGTCTGGGGCTCGGCaaggagggcagggcaggagggcaggaaggCTGGGGGGAGTCGAAAGAGCCCAAGGCCAGGTGAGTGTGTCCTGAGGAAACCCCTCGTGGCTAAGTCTTAAGCGTCAGGCCCCTTAAGCGTCAGGCCCCTCAGCCCTCTTCTCAGGTACGCTTCCCATTTCCTTCTCTACCCGGTGATCCCAAGTCTGCGCCCCCCAGCCAAGACCCCTCTTCTGACCCTGCTGTCAGCCGCCTCAGTGCCACACCCCCAAATGAACTCCCTGGGAACTTGCCCCTCTCCCGGGCCCCCTCTCTGGGAACAGGGCTCCAGGGCCCTGGTTACCTGAGCCATGAATCTGGGGGCCACTTGCCCACCCCTCACCATGCACCAGGCCCTGCTGTCCCCCAGAACTCCCCTCCATctggtcccctccccctccccccacctctgcccgGACCAGGCCACCCGCCTCCTGTCTGACCGTCCTCAGCAGCTACCGCTGTGGCTCCCAACTCGTGCTCTGCCTGAGACCTttcccattcttccttccaaggCCTCCGGGACCCCATCTCCCTCACCCCAGCAAAGCCCTGACTGCTAGGCTGGGCCTGCAGAGGCCCTCGGGACCCCAGCCTCACCCGGGTCCTGCCATTCGCTGTGCCCAGTCGCAGCCCCGCCTCCCCCAGGCGGCTCCCTTTCTCTGGGATGCCCACTGAAcaccactccatccctcctctcCCAGCTCCACGTTTCTTGACCTTCACCATTCACTCTGCTGCATCCTCGGGGACACCTGCCCTGAGGCCCATCTTGACTTGAGGTCCCTCCCCTGCCATCCCCCGGCACCGCCACAGTGGTGGTTGATCTTGAGCCCATGAGCTTCCCGGGGGGTCGGCCGGGTGCATCTCCTTCAGTGTCGCGAGCGGGGTCTGGCGTTGGCGTGGCGCAGCCAGTGCTCGTGGAGGGGTTGAGGGGAAGTGGGTGTGGGATGGGGTCTGGGGAatgtggggtggggagtgagcgGGTGACTGTGGAGGCCGGTTTGGGGTGTGTGCTCAGAGCTGGGAGGGGTGTGCGGGCGCTGGATTGGGGGCCAGtgagggtgggtgtgtgtgtgcacgctcaTGCGTGCGCACATAGGTGGGGGAGTGGTGTGGGTGTGGGTCTGTGGGATGTGTGGCGTGTAGGAGAAGGCACCAGCGTTTGTGGgctgaggggagggcagggcctcggtttcctcacgaGCCCCagctgggccaggcctgggccGAGAGGCCGAAGGAGGGCGGGACCAGGGGCGGGAACCTGGGCCCTGAGGTGCCTTTGGCCTCTGCTCCTCCCCCAGCTGGAGGCCCTCAACCAGTCCATCAACATCGAGCAGTCGCAGTCGGACCGAAGCAAGCGGCCCTTCAACCCTGTCACGTGAGTGTCTGGCCCGTGGCGGGTGGTCCCCAGGAGGGCTCACCCTGGCAGGAGCTGAGGGGAGCGCGAGAAGGCACCCACAATGTGCACCTCCTACACACTCCTGACCCCAGTGCCCCACTGTGGCCTGGCTCTCCGCAGCCCCCTTCCCTGCGCCCTGAGTaccctgcccctcctctgcagggtcagcctgccccccgagCAGGTCACGAAGGTGACTGTGGGGAGGTTGCACTTCAGCGAGACCACCGCCAACAACATGCGCAAGAAGGGCAAGCCCAACCCTGACCAGAGGTGAGCAGGCTGGGCCCCTGCCCTGGAGCCGCTCCATTTCTGAGGACGAGGGGCGGGAGGGTGCCACCCCACATAGCACGCCAGGCACAGAGTCCCACAGACTCACCCATTGCACAAAAAAGGGACCTGGGATTCAGAGCCCTTAGTGACTTACAGATGGGAGAGCAGAAGCCTGGTTCCTAGCTGGTGGGCCCTGGGGAATTTCCGCCCCCTAGTGGAGACTCAGGTTCCTCCTCTGTAAGACGGGGTGTTCATGCCCTCTTCCTGGCTGGTGGGAGCCTGGGCGAGGTGACCGAGTGGGCACTGTACATCTGACCCAGGAAggctggcggggggtggggaggcagtgaGGCAGAACCCTGGGTGCCTCTAAGACCCCTTTGTGCCCCAGGTACTTCATGCTGGTGGTGGCCCTCCAGGCCCACGCACAGAACCAGAACTACACGCTGGCCGCCCAGATCTCAGAACGCATCATCGTGCGGGTGAGGGCCACCTCCCCCCCAGAGGGCTGAGAGTCCTCCCCAGACCTGGGAGAAACAGCACTCAGGAGAGATACAGGGGTCCTCAGGAGTCAGGAGCCGGAATGCTGATCCTGCTGGGCActcgctgtgtggccttgggcaaggctCCCACCCTGTCTGGGTCACAGTGTCTCCTTCACAATAAAGTGTGGAGGTGGCCAGGACCTGGTTGCCACAATGGGAGGGACAGTTTAAGCTGGGCATGGTGGGGTGAGGAGGTCTGGCTGGAGCTGGAGAGGTGGCTGCGGGGTTTCCCCCTTTCCCAGGGCGCTGCAGGTCCCCCATCCCCCAGGGCTGATCCAACCCCACCTCCTGCTAGGCCTCCAATCCGGGCCAGTTTGAGAGTGACAGCGACGTGCTGTGGCAGCGGGCGCAGGTGCCCGACACCGTCTTCCACCATGGCCGTGTGGGCATCAACACAGACCGGCCCGATGAGGCGCTGGTGGTGCACGGCAACGTCAAGGTCATGGGCTCGCTCATGCACCCCTCGGATCTGCGGGCCAAGGAGCACTTGcaggaggtgggggcggggctgtgGGCGGGGACAACTGAGCGGGAGGAGCTGGTGCCCGGGGTTGCCCGCGGGGGGCGGGGTTGCTTTGTGGGCGGGGCTCTGTAGGGGGCGGGGCTGCAGGGGAAGGAGTTGGGGGAGGCTGGCCCTGGATCTCTGGATCCCGCGACCCTAGTAGCAGGGTCTCCCGTCCACACTGCTGCCTCCGGACGGGCCCAGGACGGGAGGCTTTCAGTTCGGCCCTGGCTCCCGCGCAGGTGGACACCACCGAGCAGCTGAAGAGGATTTCGCGCATGCGGCTGGTCCACTACAGATACAAGCCAGAGTTTGCCGCCACTGCTGGCATCGAGGCCGCGGCGCCAGAAACGGGTAAAGGATTCACGTGCGCAGGCTGGGATCTGGTAACCCCGACCCTGTCCCTGTCCTCTGGAAACCCTACTCCCAGGAACCCCTTCCCATGACTCCTGGAAACCTGCCCCCGGGAATCCAGGCCCCCCCGGAAGACCTGCCCTTCGGGCCGGACCCCTCGCCCTTTGACACTGGAAGCCTGGGACTTGTGGCCCTGGGATCCTCGCTCCTCTGTTCCCTAGATGAATCTTGCCTTTATTCTCCTGGATCCCTGCTCCCTTTCCCCTGGGGTCCTTACTCCCTGGAATATGCCCCTATCCCTAGCCCAGGGAACCCCACACCTTGATCCCTGGAACTGCGACCCTGTGCCTCGGAGCCCCCTGCTCCAGGGCTCCCTGGATCCCAAATCTCTAGCCCCCAGAATTTCACCCTCACCGATCCCAGCCCCTGCTTACATTACGGTGCTGTGGGCAGTCCTCCCCCCGACACACACTTGGCTTGCCCCTCCCCAGGTGTCATCGCTCAGGAGGTGAAGGAGATCCTGCCTGAGGCCGTGAAGGACACTGGAGACGTGGTCTTTGCCAATGGGAAAACCATAGAGAACTTCCTGGTGGTGAACAAGGTCTGTGGAGGAGGGACTAAAGGGAGCCCAAGGGGCAGAGGGGTGGACCAGCTGGAGGGCGTTCATCCCCTCCGTAGAGACCGGGGACGCTGAAGTGCAGAGAACAGGAgcattccccctgccccccagtctTCTCTCATGCTGCTTccagagccccctccccaccccactgggagagggggaggtgggaggtgggaggtggggactCTGCCAGTCTGTGGCTGTGCGATCAAGGGCAAGAGGAACGTCCTGAGGGTCATCTTCCTCCCCTGCAAGAGGGAAACGATACTTACCGCTCAGAAGTTCTAATGTGGTTATGGCAAAGCTTAAACATGgggtttgttgtgaggataatGTTTGTAACTTTCCTGGCATGAGGATGGGCACCAACGAGCATGTGATATGTTTTGGCCTCTGCTGAAGTCTGAGACATCGTGTTCATCAGACGGGGAGATGGAGGGTGGGAGCCTCTGAGGGACAGCGGGTTCTGACCGTGGGTGGGGAAAGGTGCAGAGGTGGGATGCTGTTCGGAGGCAGGCACAGGGAGCCGAGGGAGCTGAGGCTGGACGAGAGGCAAGGCTGGCCTGGGTAGGGAGCCTTTGAGTGCCCTCCTCCTGCGCCCCGATGGGCCCATAGCCTGGGGCTCCCAGGGGCTGACCGTGCCCTCGACACCGGCTGTTGCCCGCGGCAGGAGCGCATCTTCATGGAGAACGTGGGTGCTGTGAAGGAGCTGTGCAAGCTGACGGACAACCTGGAGACGCGCATTGATGAGCTGGAGCGCTGGAGCCACAAGCTGGCCAAGCTGCGGCGCCTCGACAGCCTCAAGTCCACCGGCAGCTCGGGCGCCTTCAGGTGGGGGCTCGGGGCCGGGGAGGGCAAGACCCCCTTCCCAGAGGCACCTCTGACCCTGCCCTCTTGCTGCAGCCACGCAGGGAGCCAGTTCAGCCGGGCGGGCAGCGTCCCCCACAAGAAGAGGCCCCCAAAAGTGGCCAGCAAGGTGAGGGTGGGCAGGGACTGGGGCCTCCCCATCCTCGTGGCCTCCCTTTCCAGCTGGCATCTCTCCAGGCTCACTGACTCCAAgcgcttcccctcccctcccttctggacCCTCTAGCCCTCCCAGCCCCtagtttctccttcctctccctctgccccccgAGGGGATGAGTACCCCACCTCCAACAGAGCCCACCGTGGGTCAGACCATGGGCTCCATAAGTCTGgaccttttcctcctttcttcttggTCTTCAGTCATCGTCTGTGGTCCCAGACCAGGCCTGCATCAGCCAGCGGTTCCTGCAGGGAACCATCATCGCCCTGGTGGTGGTCATGGCCTTCAGGTGACTTGTCCCCCAGACTCTGGGGGCGGCTGGCCGGGGACATCGGGCTGCCCACGGGCCCAGgcctgggggaagaggagggcggggcctgggagatgAAGTGGCTGAGGTCTCCGGGAAGGAAGGGGGGCTGCCTCGTTCTGTCTCCTCCCCCTGGGACTGGGGAGACCCGCGTACAGGCATCACTTGGGAGTCCAGCCCCTGGGACCAAAAACCACAGGCCCCACCCTGGAGAGAGGGTGCTGGATGGTGGCTCCAGCTCTAACAATGGCCCCTTCCTGTGGCTCCCAGCGTGGTGTCCATGTCTACACTGTATgtgctgagcctgcgcaccgAGGAGGACCTGGTGGAAACTGATGGGTATGTCCCTGGAGACCTGTCTGTGGGGCCATCGCGAGGCTGGGCGGGGCTTTGGTGGGCAACCCAGGGTCAGAGGAGCCCTGGAGGCTGTCTCCTCTAAAGGGGGTCCCACCTCAGGCTCTTAGCCCGCCAGGGGTTTGTGGGGGCGGGTGGGAAGGCCTCTCTGGAAGGGGGGCAGCTGCTTCGCAGTCCTACCGAAGCCGATGTTTCTCCCTGGCCTACTCAGTGCTCCTCCAGGTAGCTGGGCCTCTGAGTGGCGGGGGGCATCTGAGGGGCCCAGGTTAGAACAGGGGGTAGGGGAAGGAGGGCCGGGGTGGGGCCTTGGGCTCTTCTGCCCACTGTCACCTTCAGTCCTTGGGCCATCTCTGACcgtgtcttctctttctctcctcccctgtgCCTGccccctcttttcctctctgctgCCCCTTAGCTCTTTTGCCGTGTCCACCTCCTGTCTTCTGGCCCTGCTCCGGCCCCAGCACCCTGGGGGGAGTGAGGCCATGTGCCCATGGTACGTGTCTGGACCAAGccctctgcctcctgcctctgcctccttTCTGCCGTCCTTGTCCACCTCCTCGCGCCCCTCCCGTTTCTCTGGGACTCCCAGGCCTCCTGCTCAGGCTCTCCCAGCCCCTCTGAGCTCAGCCCACCCTTCCCCAGCAGGTCCAGCCAGAGCTTTGGGACCACTCAGCTCCGACAGTCCCCTGTGACCACTGGGCGGCCGGGCACACGGCCCTCTCTGCTGCTGGGTGCGTGCCGGGGCGTGGGTttggagggatggggtggggagaggtggctGTGTTCTGGGTCGGGGGGCTCTGCTGCCCCACTCCGGCTCATACAGCCTCTGGCTTCCTCAGTTACCACTGGCCCGACCAGCTCggccccagctccagccctcCGCACCTTGGACCTGTGCTCCGGCCGCCCCTGCCCAGTCGTCTGCTGCTCCtcgcccagccccagccccaccactGACCCTAGCCTTGGCCCCAGCCTTAATCCTGGCCATGGTCTCAGCCCCAGTCCCGGCCCCTCCACCAACCGCTCAGGTATGGCTCGCTTGGGGCCAGGTTTTGGGTTGGAGGGGTTTTTACAGGAGGCCTGAGAAAGGCCCCAAAGACTCATTGGTGGGAGGGTCTGATCTCCTGGAGCCCAGAATGAGGCTCTGGAGAAAGACTGGGGGTTCCCCCTGAGGAGACCAGGAGATAGAAGGGAGTCACCCAGAGTCCAGTCGGGCCCTCAAGACAGCTGGGCAGGAGGCAGCCCGTGCCTGCCTCTCAGCCTGTGCCTGGTTCTCTCCACAGGCCCCAGCCAGATGGCCCTGCTGCCAGTCACCAACATCAGAGCCAAGTCCTGGGGCCTGTCAGCCAATGGCATTGGCTACTTCAAGCATCCAAAGAACTCGGACCCTGTGGCCAGCCCTGCGGTCCCCTTTCCTGGAGGCCAGGGCAAAGCCAAGAACAGCCCTAGCCTTGGTCTCCATGTCCGGGGCCGCCGAGGGGCCCCTCAGCTTGGCCTGAGCCCTGCTCAGCCCACCCAGGCCCGGAGCCAGCCAGGTACCTGCCCTACCCCCTCCCCCGCTCAGCCCAACCTGGCAAGGCTTACTGGCCGGGGCCCATTTCAGCCCATCACCAGAATACCTGGGTGCAAAATTGTCAGTCGacaaacatttgctgagcatTACTAAGTCCCAGGAATCAGGCCAGGCTGATTATATAGCGTTATATCGATCACCtcgtttaatcttcacaacactcCTGCGAGAAAGGAATCGTCCCCATtgttcagatgaggaaatggaaacttgggtgaagtgacttgcccagggtcatacaGCCTGTTAGCGGCAGAGGTGGAATTTGATCCCAAGTCCACGTGGCTCCTTTTATGTCACCATGCCAGGGCAAGAAGAGTACTGTTCAGGGTCCCCCCAATTTTCCAAACCTCAAACCTTTGGTTTTAACAAAGCTAGGGAACCCTTTATTGGTTTTCAAACCGGGTTTCTCTGAAGTATCCCCGGGGCTGCCTTGGAGGTTGAAGGGGAGGCCGAGAACCTTCCTGACTTCAACCAGGCACCTCTGCTCTAGGTATTGGGCCTCCTCATCAACTTCCATTTGATGGGTTTTGTggcttaaagagaaaaaaaaaaaagcttagaaaCTGTGGTTTGCCGAGATTGAAGTTCAGAGTGATGGGGAAACCCCACGGGGTAGATGCTTACCAGGCAGCCGTTTCCTGGGCCCCTTCTCTGTGACTGGCTCCATACACGGCACCGGGGGGTGATGGAGACGGATGTGCCCTGCCCCCAAGGGCTCACAGACACGAAAACAGCAGTGTGGTGAGGCTCTGAGGGGACACACAGGCAGCTTGGCGACTGGGGAGGGCACAGAATCCGGACTGAGGTGGGGGAGGTGATCAGGGGAGGCTTTCCTGAAGGAGGCGACACTGAAGCTGAGTCTTCGAAGGACAGTGGGGCCctgatttgtgtgtgtgaatgctcccgccatggctgatttcaagctaccaacttgACGTCACTGCACCCCGAGTTGGGAAAAGATGTGTGCAGTCAGGAACGGGCCTGAAGAGCGGGCTCCCGTACGCCCCGTGCAGGAGATACGGAAGACCCATCCCTACTTCTGGGTGTTCTGGGTCCGTCAAGGAGGCACACCTCAGGCTCATGGGAACTGCGTAGTCCTAGGGCTGCTGGGGAAGATGGTGGCGTGACCCCAGCCGTTGTGGGAGTCTGGAAAGAATAACCTGAAATTTATTCCTGCTGAGGTGTGAATGACTGATGCCAGTCTCGGGCAAGGACAGGTTTGGCTGCTTCTCATTTGTGTCCTGTCTTGTCACCCTCCTTCCTGCGCCAGTGGCCTCTCTCCTTGCAGACCCAGTGCCGTCCCTGACCTCCATCCAGGTGCTGGAGAATTCGATGCCCATCACGTCCCAGTACTGCTCCTCAGAGGATGCCTGCAGGTGGGCTTGGCTacctcccttcccccccaccaaCCCAGGACAGGTTCCCTCTGGTAACATGAGCCCAGGCAGTCCAGGTGTTCAGATCTTGCTCCCCTCAGGGAGGAACTTCCCCCTCAAGGTGGGGCAGCGTCTTTCCAGGCCCCTGAAGGGCTCCACTGTAGACTGGGGGCTGAGGAGTTgatgggagtgggggggggggggcggggcagggtggCCTTGGGTTGAGGAGCCAGCTTTGCCCTTTCAGGCCTGGAAACTTCACCTACCACATCCCCATCAGCAGCAGCACCCCGCTGCACCTCCGCCTGACCCTGCAGATGAAGTGAGTGCCGCCATGGGGGATGGAGACCCAGTGGTCCCAGGCAAccaggggagggggctgaggagGGGTGCTAGCTTTATTGCCTGCTCCATgcttcactggctgtgtgacctggcaCTCTCCGGGCATcggttcctcatctgtgaaatgggctgcTGCCTCCCAGGGGCTGTGTGGGACGGTGGATGGGAAAGGGTTTGTAGCCGTCTGGAGCCTTGACGGCTACGCATCATTTTCAGGCTGTGAGGATTCAGTGCCCTGTTTCACCGGGGTGAGGGAGGTAGAGTGGAGGGCTGGCTGGGAGCGGGCTGGGGTGGAGGAGCTCAGAACCCCACTTCCCTGCTAACCGGGTCTTTCCCAGCTCCTCGGCCCCTGTGTCCGTGGTGCTGTGCAGCTTGATGTCAAAGGAGGAGCCGTGTGAGGAGGGGGGCTTTCCACAGAGCCTCCATGCCCACCAGGACACCCAGGTAGGAGACTGGGAAGCTGTGGGCCAGCCAGGCCGGAGCTTCCTCCCTCCGGCACATCTGGGCTCCCAAGCGGGAGAGGAGAGGTAGCCGGAGTCAAGAGTGCAGGCATCTCCACAAAGGACACTTTGGGGCCTGGGCCTCCGTGTCTCAGGGAGGGGGGCATGCGTGCACCGCTCACCGCTGAGTGTCTCCCGGCCCTGTCCCTGCCCTGACGAAGGCCTGGGGAGGAAAACAGTTCCACAAGGCCTAACCTGGGGTGAGCGCAATGGTGGAGACCGGGAGGGCGTGCGGAGGGCGTCCTGGGAGCCCGTGGCAGGGAGAGCTGACCTTGTGTGGTCTCAGGGTCAGGCCAGCTGCCCCCAAGTCATGTTTGATTGAGATGAGACCCGAAGGGCAATATGGGATCAGctggggaaaggaaaggggaCAGCGTCCCAGGAGTAGGGGAACAGCGGGTGCAGAGGCCTGGCGGCCAGGGAGAGCATGGCGCGCTGGCAGAGCTGGAAACGTGGCGAGGGCCATGTGCCAGGGGAGACGGGAAGGAGGCTGGACCTGAAGCTTGGGCGGGGGCGGTGGCATGGTTCCATCTGTGACTTTGGAAGGTCTCTTGGGCTGTGTGGAGGGGGCTGCCTCCTGGTCTGGGAACCTGTCACCGTCCAGCTCCTCTCTGGCCATGTGACCCGAAGTTGTGACTCTCAGCACAGGTTAAGGAAATTTCTTCTCACCCACTCGTgtgcttattcaacaaatatctattgggGCGTCCTCTGTCCCAGGCCCTGCGCTGGGCCCAGCTGAGGGGAGACAGAGGTAGGGAAGAAACAGGCCTTGCCTTCCAAGAATGCACTCTCTAGCCAGGGAGAAAAGAGGTGCAGAAAGTAGCTTGAGTAGAGGATGGAGTGGGTGAGAGCCCTGAAGAGGCTCAGGCCCTGGGCGGGGAGGGCTTGAATCCCGGCTCTGCCCGGCGTCGGTGGAGTTTAGGCAGGTAACTCagcagtgtcctcatctgtaagcgGCACCGCCTCAGTGGGTTGCAGTGCGCACGGGGTGAGTGAACTACTTGGATGTGCCCGGAGCACAGTGGTGAGAGGGAAGGCAGTAAGAGACCAGCGGCTGCGGGCCCCCGGGTGCCTGGCACGCAGTACACACAGACGGTGGGTGCTGTTGCTCCCCGAAGTAGAAAGTGCGCCCTCCGATCTCTCTTCACATCTCTGCTTCTCCGCTTTGTAAACCGTGCCACAGAGCCAAGGCTGCGACGGCCATGGCGAGGGATGCCGGTtgggatggggcagggggtggggggctgcgcAGCTGTCCTGACCCCTCTCCCCCgctcccccctctccccagggCACCTCCCACCAGTGGCCAGTAACCATCCCGTCCTTCCGCAGATTCACCTACCACTTCCGGGTGGCACTGCTGGTGAGCACCGGCGCCCTGTCTGCCCCCAGAGGTTCAGGGTGGGgcttgggggaagggggggggaacTGAAGACCACATGACGGGACACGGGGCAGTGTCGGGCGACGTCAGCAGGGGGAGCACCTCTGGCCCCCACCCC from Eubalaena glacialis isolate mEubGla1 chromosome 10, mEubGla1.1.hap2.+ XY, whole genome shotgun sequence harbors:
- the MYRF gene encoding myelin regulatory factor isoform X6, whose translation is MEVVDETEALQRFFEGHDINGALEPSNIDTSILEEYISKEDASDLTLPDSPPDSGSEAYSPQQVNDPHLLRTLTPESLCHVGVPSRPEHPPPPPPPHYPVLQRDLYMKAEPPMPPYAAMGPGLVPTDLHRTQQSQLLHQLLPQHGAGAELPTHPSKKRKHSESPPNTLNAQMLNGMIKQEPGTVTSLPPHPARAPSPPWPPQGPLSPGPGSLPLSIARVQTPPWHPPGAPSPGLLQDNDSLSGSYLDPNYQSIKWQPHQQNKWATLYDANYKELPMLTYRVDADKGFNFSVGDDAFVCQKKNHFQVTVYIGMLGEPKYVKTPEGLKPLDCFYLKLHGVKLEALNQSINIEQSQSDRSKRPFNPVTVSLPPEQVTKVTVGRLHFSETTANNMRKKGKPNPDQRYFMLVVALQAHAQNQNYTLAAQISERIIVRASNPGQFESDSDVLWQRAQVPDTVFHHGRVGINTDRPDEALVVHGNVKVMGSLMHPSDLRAKEHLQEVDTTEQLKRISRMRLVHYRYKPEFAATAGIEAAAPETGVIAQEVKEILPEAVKDTGDVVFANGKTIENFLVVNKERIFMENVGAVKELCKLTDNLETRIDELERWSHKLAKLRRLDSLKSTGSSGAFSHAGSQFSRAGSVPHKKRPPKVASKSSSVVPDQACISQRFLQGTIIALVVVMAFSVVSMSTLYVLSLRTEEDLVETDGSFAVSTSCLLALLRPQHPGGSEAMCPWSSQSFGTTQLRQSPVTTGRPGTRPSLLLVTTGPTSSAPAPALRTLDLCSGRPCPVVCCSSPSPSPTTDPSLGPSLNPGHGLSPSPGPSTNRSGPSQMALLPVTNIRAKSWGLSANGIGYFKHPKNSDPVASPAVPFPGGQGKAKNSPSLGLHVRGRRGAPQLGLSPAQPTQARSQPVASLLADPVPSLTSIQVLENSMPITSQYCSSEDACRPGNFTYHIPISSSTPLHLRLTLQMNSSAPVSVVLCSLMSKEEPCEEGGFPQSLHAHQDTQGTSHQWPVTIPSFRRFTYHFRVALLGQANCSLEAPVWPAADYYFHFYRLCD
- the MYRF gene encoding myelin regulatory factor isoform X7, whose translation is MKAEPPMPPYAAMGPGLVPTDLHRTQQSQLLHQLLPQHGAGAELPTHPSKKRKHSESPPNTLNAQMLNGMIKQEPGTVTSLPPHPARAPSPPWPPQGPLSPGPGSLPLSIARVQTPPWHPPGAPSPGLLQDNDSLSGSYLDPNYQSIKWQPHQQNKWATLYDANYKELPMLTYRVDADKGFNFSVGDDAFVCQKKNHFQVTVYIGMLGEPKYVKTPEGLKPLDCFYLKLHGVKLEALNQSINIEQSQSDRSKRPFNPVTVSLPPEQVTKVTVGRLHFSETTANNMRKKGKPNPDQRYFMLVVALQAHAQNQNYTLAAQISERIIVRASNPGQFESDSDVLWQRAQVPDTVFHHGRVGINTDRPDEALVVHGNVKVMGSLMHPSDLRAKEHLQEVDTTEQLKRISRMRLVHYRYKPEFAATAGIEAAAPETGVIAQEVKEILPEAVKDTGDVVFANGKTIENFLVVNKERIFMENVGAVKELCKLTDNLETRIDELERWSHKLAKLRRLDSLKSTGSSGAFSHAGSQFSRAGSVPHKKRPPKVASKSSSVVPDQACISQRFLQGTIIALVVVMAFSVVSMSTLYVLSLRTEEDLVETDGSFAVSTSCLLALLRPQHPGGSEAMCPWSSQSFGTTQLRQSPVTTGRPGTRPSLLLVTTGPTSSAPAPALRTLDLCSGRPCPVVCCSSPSPSPTTDPSLGPSLNPGHGLSPSPGPSTNRSGPSQMALLPVTNIRAKSWGLSANGIGYFKHPKNSDPVASPAVPFPGGQGKAKNSPSLGLHVRGRRGAPQLGLSPAQPTQARSQPVASLLADPVPSLTSIQVLENSMPITSQYCSSEDACRPGNFTYHIPISSSTPLHLRLTLQMNSSAPVSVVLCSLMSKEEPCEEGGFPQSLHAHQDTQGTSHQWPVTIPSFRRFTYHFRVALLGQANCSLEAPVWPAADYYFHFYRLCD
- the MYRF gene encoding myelin regulatory factor isoform X3 produces the protein MEVVDETEALQRFFEGHDINGALEPSNIDTSILEEYISKEDASDLCFPDISAPASVASYPHGQPAIPGSSGVHHLSPPGGGPSPGRHGPLPPPNYSAPLNCNNNNGMGAAPKPFLGGSGPPIKAEPKAPYAPGTLPDSPPDSGSEAYSPQQVNDPHLLRTLTPESLCHVGVPSRPEHPPPPPPPHYPVLQRDLYMKAEPPMPPYAAMGPGLVPTDLHRTQQSQLLHQLLPQHGAGAELPTHPSKKRKHSESPPNTLNAQMLNGMIKQEPGTVTSLPPHPARAPSPPWPPQGPLSPGPGSLPLSIARVQTPPWHPPGAPSPGLLQDNDSLSGSYLDPNYQSIKWQPHQQNKWATLYDANYKELPMLTYRVDADKGFNFSVGDDAFVCQKKNHFQVTVYIGMLGEPKYVKTPEGLKPLDCFYLKLHGVKLEALNQSINIEQSQSDRSKRPFNPVTVSLPPEQVTKVTVGRLHFSETTANNMRKKGKPNPDQRYFMLVVALQAHAQNQNYTLAAQISERIIVRASNPGQFESDSDVLWQRAQVPDTVFHHGRVGINTDRPDEALVVHGNVKVMGSLMHPSDLRAKEHLQEVDTTEQLKRISRMRLVHYRYKPEFAATAGIEAAAPETGVIAQEVKEILPEAVKDTGDVVFANGKTIENFLVVNKERIFMENVGAVKELCKLTDNLETRIDELERWSHKLAKLRRLDSLKSTGSSGAFSHAGSQFSRAGSVPHKKRPPKVASKSSSVVPDQACISQRFLQGTIIALVVVMAFSVVSMSTLYVLSLRTEEDLVETDGSFAVSTSCLLALLRPQHPGGSEAMCPCRSSQSFGTTQLRQSPVTTGRPGTRPSLLLVTTGPTSSAPAPALRTLDLCSGRPCPVVCCSSPSPSPTTDPSLGPSLNPGHGLSPSPGPSTNRSGPSQMALLPVTNIRAKSWGLSANGIGYFKHPKNSDPVASPAVPFPGGQGKAKNSPSLGLHVRGRRGAPQLGLSPAQPTQARSQPVASLLADPVPSLTSIQVLENSMPITSQYCSSEDACRPGNFTYHIPISSSTPLHLRLTLQMNLMSKEEPCEEGGFPQSLHAHQDTQGTSHQWPVTIPSFRRFTYHFRVALLGQANCSLEAPVWPAADYYFHFYRLCD
- the MYRF gene encoding myelin regulatory factor isoform X1, which produces MEVVDETEALQRFFEGHDINGALEPSNIDTSILEEYISKEDASDLCFPDISAPASVASYPHGQPAIPGSSGVHHLSPPGGGPSPGRHGPLPPPNYSAPLNCNNNNGMGAAPKPFLGGSGPPIKAEPKAPYAPGTLPDSPPDSGSEAYSPQQVNDPHLLRTLTPESLCHVGVPSRPEHPPPPPPPHYPVLQRDLYMKAEPPMPPYAAMGPGLVPTDLHRTQQSQLLHQLLPQHGAGAELPTHPSKKRKHSESPPNTLNAQMLNGMIKQEPGTVTSLPPHPARAPSPPWPPQGPLSPGPGSLPLSIARVQTPPWHPPGAPSPGLLQDNDSLSGSYLDPNYQSIKWQPHQQNKWATLYDANYKELPMLTYRVDADKGFNFSVGDDAFVCQKKNHFQVTVYIGMLGEPKYVKTPEGLKPLDCFYLKLHGVKLEALNQSINIEQSQSDRSKRPFNPVTVSLPPEQVTKVTVGRLHFSETTANNMRKKGKPNPDQRYFMLVVALQAHAQNQNYTLAAQISERIIVRASNPGQFESDSDVLWQRAQVPDTVFHHGRVGINTDRPDEALVVHGNVKVMGSLMHPSDLRAKEHLQEVDTTEQLKRISRMRLVHYRYKPEFAATAGIEAAAPETGVIAQEVKEILPEAVKDTGDVVFANGKTIENFLVVNKERIFMENVGAVKELCKLTDNLETRIDELERWSHKLAKLRRLDSLKSTGSSGAFSHAGSQFSRAGSVPHKKRPPKVASKSSSVVPDQACISQRFLQGTIIALVVVMAFSVVSMSTLYVLSLRTEEDLVETDGSFAVSTSCLLALLRPQHPGGSEAMCPCRSSQSFGTTQLRQSPVTTGRPGTRPSLLLVTTGPTSSAPAPALRTLDLCSGRPCPVVCCSSPSPSPTTDPSLGPSLNPGHGLSPSPGPSTNRSGPSQMALLPVTNIRAKSWGLSANGIGYFKHPKNSDPVASPAVPFPGGQGKAKNSPSLGLHVRGRRGAPQLGLSPAQPTQARSQPVASLLADPVPSLTSIQVLENSMPITSQYCSSEDACRPGNFTYHIPISSSTPLHLRLTLQMNSSAPVSVVLCSLMSKEEPCEEGGFPQSLHAHQDTQGTSHQWPVTIPSFRRFTYHFRVALLGQANCSLEAPVWPAADYYFHFYRLCD